Below is a genomic region from Jiangella gansuensis DSM 44835.
CAGCGATCTGGCCTGCGAACTGGTGCTGCGCGACCTCGACGACCTTTACCGCTTCAACACCGAGGTGCTGGGCTCCCTGCCTGGCATCCGCCGGGTCGAGATGGGCCAGGAGCTGCGCATCGTCAAACGCGGCTTCCTGACCAGCTCGGCCGTGCTCCCCGACGTCGCTCCGTACCTGCCGCGTTGACCCGCGGCCGGCGGAGCACGAGAGATGAGGTGCTCACATGACCGAGACCGTCCGGCCGGCCACTCCGTACCGGTCGCGCCGCTATACCGGCTACACGTCCTATTCGTACCTGGAGGAGGGGCGCGACTACGAGTCGTTCGCGCTCGCGCCCGAGCTCGACCGGGTACCGCCGTACGACCTCGGTCTGGACGACGCGCAGGAGGAACGCACCCGGCGGCTGATGCAGGACAACATCATCATCAGCCTGCACGACCACCCGCAGGTGTTCCCGGCGGACATGAACGAGGTCCGCGCCTACATCCGCACCGGCCGCGAACGCACCGGGTACCTCGGTCTGTCCCGGTCGGGCATGACCGCGGTCTTCGACAACCTCATGGACGGCACCGCCTGCGTCACCAGCAAGTCCGGCTGGAAGTTCGACGACATCGTCTACGACATCGGCATGCGCACCTCCGACATCGCCCATCAGGACTATGTGCGCATCGCCTACGGCTTGGACGACATCCGGGCCGCGCACGACGCCGATCAGCTGGCCATCGTGCTGTGCCTCGAAGCGGCGACGCCGATCGAGAACGAGGTCGACCGCATCGACCTGTTATACGGGCTGGGCGTTCGGCAGATGGGCATCGCGTACTCCGAGTCGAACACCCTGGGCTCGGGCCTCAAGGAGGCCGGCGACGGCGGCCTGACGGCGTTCGGGCACCGGGCCGTCGAGCGGATGAACAAGCTCGGCGTCGCCATCGATGTCTCACACTCCGGCGACCGGACCTGTATGGACACGTTCGCCGCGTCCACGAAGCCGGTCCTGATCACGCACGCCGGTGCCCGGGCGCTGTGGCCGACCCCGCGCATGAAGCCCGACGAGGTGATCCGCGGGTGCGCCGAAACCGGCGGCGTCATCGGCATCGAGGCCGCTCCGCACACCACCCTGACCGAGGCGCACATCGAGCACTCCCTCGAATCGGTCATGGAGCACTTCGAGTACTGCGCCGAGCTCGTCGGCATCGAGCACGTCGCCTTCGGGCCGGACACGTTGTACGGCGACCACGTGGCGCTGCACGACGTGTTCGCGGCCAATCTCGGCGTGCATGACGCCCACCGGGGCCCCACGTACCCGAAGATGCCCTACGTGGCCGGTCTGGAGAACCCGACCGAGTGCTTCCACAACATCGTCGGCTGGCTGGTCAAGCACGGGTACAGCGACGAGGACATCGTCGCCGTCACCGGCGGCAACACCCTGCGGGCGCTCAGCGAGATCTGGGTCTGACCGTGCGTTCGGTCGTCCTCGAACGGTACGGCGGGCCCGACGTCCTGAATGTGGGTGACCTCGCCGAACCCCGGCCGACGCCCGGGGAGGTCCTCGTGCGGATGGCCGGCTCGGGCCTGAACCGGCTCGACGTCTTCGTGCGGCTGGGACTCACCGGCCCGGGGGTGCGGCAGCCGCGAGCGCTGCCGCATGTCATGGGCGCGGAGGGCGCGGGCACGGTGGTCGAGGTCGGCTCGGAGGCCAGCACCGAGCTCGCGCCCGGAGACGAGGTCATCGTGTTCTCCGGGCTGTCGTGTGGCCACTGCCGGTACTGCCGGCGTGGTGAGACCAGCCGGTGCGCGAGTTACGAGATCCTCGGCGAGGACGTGTGGGGTGTACAGCGCGAGTTGGTCGCGCTGGCGCCGACCAGCCTGCTGCGAGTGCCGGAGGGGTTGTCCCTGATCGAGGCCTCAGCGGTGCCGACTACGTACACGACGGCTTGGACCATGCTGATGACGACCGGGCGGTTGCGCGCCGGCGAGCGGGTGCTGGTGGTCGGCGCCAGCGGTGGGGTGTCGATCGCGGCGATGCAGCTCGCCGCGCAGGCCGGCGCCGAGGTGCTGGCCACCACCCGCAGCCCGGACAAGGCGCGGCGGCTGGCCCGGCTGCCGTACGTGCACCATGTTCTCGACTCCGCCGAGCCGGGCTGGTCGGCCCAGGTACTGGAGTACACCGGCGGCGACGGCGTCGACCTGGTGGCCGACGCCGTCGGTGCACCGACCTGGCGTGACTCCATCCGGTCGCTGGCGACCGGTGGCCGGCTCGTCGTCTGCGGGGCCACCGGCGGGGACCGTCCCGACATCAGCATCCGGGAGCTTTACCAGGCGCACCGGCAGATCCTCGGGGCACCGTTCGGCGGCTGGAACGACTTCGTCGACGTCGTACGCATGATCCAGCGGGCGGATATCCGTCCGCTGATCCACGCCAGCGTCTCGATGGAGCGCACCGCCGACGGGCACCGCGTCATCGAGAACGACGAACACATCGGCAAGGTCGTTGTCGACCTGAGTTGAGGACGCGAGCCACCGACGTGCCCTACTGTGACGATCTGGGCTGACCCGGTCCTACTCGCCCGTGTCGGGCCGGTCGGCCTCCAGGACGGTGACCAGGCGACGCATGGTGGCCGCGGCGGCACGCAGCTCCTCGAGGTCGACCTGTGCGCCGATGCGATCGGCCCACGGGTGCTGGACGAGTGAGATTCGCCTGATTGCCCAGTAACCGGCCTCGGTGCAGGCCAGCAGCTTGGCACGCCTGTGCTCGGGGTTGGGCCGGTACTCTGCCAGGCCCTGCTCGACCAGCAGGTCGGCGACCCTGCGGACGCCCTGCCGGGACATGCCCATACGCCGTCCTATGCCGGCCAGGGTTCGCGGCTCGTCCAGTACGCCGCCGAGCACCTGCCACCATGCGGCCGTGATGCCGCCGGCCGCGGCCATGTCCTGGGCGGCGTCCATGAGCCGGGCATTGAGGCGGAACGTGGTGAGGGCGAGGTCGGTGAGTGCTTCACCGGCCGGAGTGGCCGGCGAAGGTGCCGGCCACTCCTCCCGAGGTGGGACGGCGGCGTCCAGCCCGTTCTGCGCGGTGGTCATGCGCATCAGTGTGCCTGCATCAGGACCGGGAACGCGCTCGCGTCGGCCCGGTGGAAGACACCTTCGTAGGCCTCCAGCGTCCGGTAGGGCGCCAGCCCGAGCCGGCCCAGCGTGGCGCGGGCGAACTGGACGGGCGAGGCAGGGCCGGCAGTGATCAGATCGCCGTCGACCACCGCCCGCTCGTCGACGTAGAGGTGGGCGCCCTGGTAACCGGTGGCCTGCAGGTATTCGGGTGCCGCGCTGGTGTGGCGGCGGTGGTCGAGCAGGCCGGCCCGGGCCAGCCCGGCCGTGGCGCCGCAGATGGCCGCGACCGGCACGCCGGCATCCAGGAAGCGGGCGGCAGCGGTGAGGAACGCGGCGCCACCGCCGGCGTCCCAGAAGTCGGCGCCGGCCAGGATCAGCAGATCGCTGGCAGCCGGATCGAGGTCGGCCAGCAGCATGTCCGGCAGCATCCGGACCCCGCCCATGGACGTGACCGGATCGGCCGACTCGGCGACGGTGACGATGTTCCACGGTGCGCCGGTGAAGCGGCCGGTGCGCAGTTCGACGAGCAGGTGCCCGACCTCCCAGTCGGCGAGCGTGTCGTAAAGGGCGACGTGTGCGGTAGCAGTCATGGAAACATCTTGTCATATAGGAAACATGTTGTCAATATCGCCGCTCGGTGGCGTTCGTGCACTGCCGATCGTCAGGCAGCCGCCCGGTCGTACGGAGCGGCGCGAAGGATCAGGCGACCATCCCCGCCGAATCGCCGCGCCGAGGTCGCCCCACGTCGTCACCGAGGTAACGGCTGGCAGCCCGTACGCTCCAGGTATGTGTGTCGCGCTGCCTTTCGTCGATGAGCATCGAGTGTCGGTGGCTGCCCCGGCACGGGTCGTCTGGGACGCGCTCGCAGCCCGGGTTCCGGGTGCACAGGGTGCCCGTGCCGAGGCCTATGGGCGGCTGGTCGCGGCCGAGCCGCGTCAGGCGTCCGGCCGCTTGTTCGACGACGGCGCGACGCTGCCGGGCTTCACCGTGGTCGAGGCGGAACCGCACCGTTTCGTGCGTCTCGCCGGCCGGCACCGGTTCTCGCGGTATGAACTCAGGTTCGCTCTCGCCGAGCATTCCGGTGCGACCGAGCTGACGGCGCGGACGCTCGCGGACTTCCCCGGCCTGCCCGGGTCGCTCTACCGGCTCGTGGTCATCAGGTCCGGCGCGCATCGCGTCCTCGTCAACCGCATGATGCGCGCTGTGCGACGCGACGCGGAACGTGCCCTGACATGAGGTTCCGGCCCGATCGGCGTATCGCTTCCCCGGTGAGCGACACGTGACGATCGGGCCGGAACCTGCCCCCCATCACCAAGCAGGACGTGGCTATGTGCCCGGAATGACGCGCTACGGCCTACCAATACATGTGATACGGGTCACACTACGAGGTCGACGGGTCAGCGGACCACGACATCGACGAGTTGGGCGTGATTGTTCGCCATGCCCTGCCGGTTCCACGCGGCCTCGACGGGTTGCACGTGGCCGGCGCCGTCGCGGGCCCGTGCCCGCAGCGCATACCGGCCCGGCTCCGGCGCTTCCCAGGTGAACCGCCACGGCCGCCACGCGTATGTGTCCGGCTGCGGCCCCAGCTCCGCCGCTGCCCAGGAGCCACCACCGTCCGCGCTGACATCGACGCCGAGGACTGGGGCCCAGCCCGACCACGCTCGTCCGGTGAGCACGACGCGGCCGCGGTCGACGATGCGGACCCTGCTCTGGAAGTCCGGGATGCCGGGTGGCCGGATCAAGGCTCTGGGCAGGATGCGCGTGACCGGCTCGCCGGGCTCGTCGGGTTCCCGCTTGACCCGGTACGCGGTGACGTTCTGGAAACCGTCGAACGGCGCGTCCAGGACGGTCACGCCGACCAGCCATTTCACGTGCGCCATGCCGTACCAGCCGGGTACCACCAGCCGCACCGGTGCGCCGTGCTGCGGCGGCAGCGGCTGCCCGTTCATCTCATAGGCGAGCAGGACGTCGTCCCGCAACGCCTCGGCCACCGGGAGGCCGCGCCGATAGACCTGCTCCTCGCCGCGTTCCACGCCTCGGTCCGCGCCGGTGAATGCGACGTCGACCGCCGCGTCCAGCAGGCGGGCACCGTCCCGCAGGCCGGCCTCGCCCAGGACGTCGGCGAGCCGGGCGCCGGTCCACGACGCCGTGCCGACCGCCTCGTCCAACCACGGCTGACTGACCGGCCGCGGTTCCAGCCGCGCCCGGCCGTTGCCCGCACACTCGAGCGTGACCCGATGCGTCACGGGCTCCCGGGCCCGGAGGTCGTCGAGGCTGAGCGAGAGCGGGCGCGGCACGGCGCCGTCGACGGCCAGCCGCCAAGCCGCCGGGTCGATCACCGGGATGTCGTAGTGCGTCAGTAGGTAGTGCAGCCCGACGGGCGTGACGTCGTAGTGCAACGCCTCCAGCGGCATGCCGTGGTTGCGTGCGGCCAGCCGCAGCTCGTCGACGGTGATGCCCTCGCCGAGTTCGGCGACTCGGGCTGGAGCGCTGACGGATTCGACGGACATGGACATGGTGGCCCCTGATCCCAGTCATACTCCTCCGCTCGCCGCCGGTCCAGGGCCGGGGATCGGGAGTACGGTGAGTGGGTCGACCGGGGGGCCGGCACATGGCCGAGATGCACGAGGGGGCAGCCATGGCCGAAATCACCATTGATCAGCTGCGAGAGCGCGTTCGCGGACCCGTGGTCGCGGCGACCGACGAAGGCTACGACGACGCACGTCGCGTCTACAACGCGATGATCGACCGGCGGCCACGGGTGGTGGTGCGCTGCGCGAACGCCGGTGACGTCGCCGCCGCGGTCGACTTCGCCCGCGAGAACGGTCTGCCCGTCGCCGTGCGCGGCGGGTCGCACAGCGTGCCCGGCTTCGGCACCGTCGACGACGGTGTCGTCGTCGACCTCGGCGGCATGCGAGGTGTCCGGGTCGACCCGCGAAACCGCACCGCCCGGGCCGAGGGCGGTGCGACCTGGGGCGACTTCAACGCCGCGACCTACGCGTTCGGGCTGGCGACCACCGGCGGGATCATCTCCACCACCGGCGTCGGCGGCCTCACCCTCGGCGGCGGCATCGGCTACCTCGCCCGCGGTTTCGGGCTGTCCTGCGACAACCTGATCTCCGCCGACGTCGTCACCGCCGACGGCCGCTTCGTCGTGGCGAGTGCGCGGGAGAATGAGGACCTGTTCTGGGCGCTGCGTGGCGGCGGCGGCAACTTCGGTGTCGTGACGTCGTTCGAGTTCGCGCTGCACCCGGTGCGCGACATCTACGGCGGGCCGATGTTCTTCGAGCTCGACGACGCCGCCGACGTACTGCGCTTCTACCGTGATTTCATCCAGGACGCGCCGGAGCAGTTCGGCGGCTTCCCGGCGTACCAGATCGCGCCGCCGTTGCCGTTCATCCCGCAGGACCGGCAGGGCGAGCCGTTCCTGGCGTTCGTGGCCTGCTGGGCCGGTCCACTGGAGGAGGGCGAGCAGGCGATCAAACCGCTGCGGGACATCGCGCCGATCGTGGCCCAGCACGTCGGGCCGATGCCGTATCCGGCACTGAACAGCGCCTTCGACGCGCTCGTGCCGCCGGGACTGCAGCACTACTGGAAGGCCAACTTCGTCACCGAGCTCACCGACGACGCCGTCGCGGCGCATCAGGAACACGGGCCGAAGGTGCCGGTCGTGAACTCCACGGTGCACATCTACCCGATCAACGGCGCCTGCCATCGGGTCGCACCGGACGAGACGGCGTTCGCCTACCGCGAC
It encodes:
- a CDS encoding MarR family winged helix-turn-helix transcriptional regulator, which gives rise to MTTAQNGLDAAVPPREEWPAPSPATPAGEALTDLALTTFRLNARLMDAAQDMAAAGGITAAWWQVLGGVLDEPRTLAGIGRRMGMSRQGVRRVADLLVEQGLAEYRPNPEHRRAKLLACTEAGYWAIRRISLVQHPWADRIGAQVDLEELRAAAATMRRLVTVLEADRPDTGE
- a CDS encoding sulfite oxidase, which translates into the protein MSMSVESVSAPARVAELGEGITVDELRLAARNHGMPLEALHYDVTPVGLHYLLTHYDIPVIDPAAWRLAVDGAVPRPLSLSLDDLRAREPVTHRVTLECAGNGRARLEPRPVSQPWLDEAVGTASWTGARLADVLGEAGLRDGARLLDAAVDVAFTGADRGVERGEEQVYRRGLPVAEALRDDVLLAYEMNGQPLPPQHGAPVRLVVPGWYGMAHVKWLVGVTVLDAPFDGFQNVTAYRVKREPDEPGEPVTRILPRALIRPPGIPDFQSRVRIVDRGRVVLTGRAWSGWAPVLGVDVSADGGGSWAAAELGPQPDTYAWRPWRFTWEAPEPGRYALRARARDGAGHVQPVEAAWNRQGMANNHAQLVDVVVR
- a CDS encoding FAD-binding oxidoreductase: MAEITIDQLRERVRGPVVAATDEGYDDARRVYNAMIDRRPRVVVRCANAGDVAAAVDFARENGLPVAVRGGSHSVPGFGTVDDGVVVDLGGMRGVRVDPRNRTARAEGGATWGDFNAATYAFGLATTGGIISTTGVGGLTLGGGIGYLARGFGLSCDNLISADVVTADGRFVVASARENEDLFWALRGGGGNFGVVTSFEFALHPVRDIYGGPMFFELDDAADVLRFYRDFIQDAPEQFGGFPAYQIAPPLPFIPQDRQGEPFLAFVACWAGPLEEGEQAIKPLRDIAPIVAQHVGPMPYPALNSAFDALVPPGLQHYWKANFVTELTDDAVAAHQEHGPKVPVVNSTVHIYPINGACHRVAPDETAFAYRDATFATVIAGMWPDPAQNDVNTRWVRDYYAATAPLSEEGGYVNFMAADDQDRIAANYKGNYQPLVDVKRRYDPDNLFHLNQNIRP
- a CDS encoding zinc-binding dehydrogenase, translated to MRSVVLERYGGPDVLNVGDLAEPRPTPGEVLVRMAGSGLNRLDVFVRLGLTGPGVRQPRALPHVMGAEGAGTVVEVGSEASTELAPGDEVIVFSGLSCGHCRYCRRGETSRCASYEILGEDVWGVQRELVALAPTSLLRVPEGLSLIEASAVPTTYTTAWTMLMTTGRLRAGERVLVVGASGGVSIAAMQLAAQAGAEVLATTRSPDKARRLARLPYVHHVLDSAEPGWSAQVLEYTGGDGVDLVADAVGAPTWRDSIRSLATGGRLVVCGATGGDRPDISIRELYQAHRQILGAPFGGWNDFVDVVRMIQRADIRPLIHASVSMERTADGHRVIENDEHIGKVVVDLS
- a CDS encoding DJ-1/PfpI family protein → MTATAHVALYDTLADWEVGHLLVELRTGRFTGAPWNIVTVAESADPVTSMGGVRMLPDMLLADLDPAASDLLILAGADFWDAGGGAAFLTAAARFLDAGVPVAAICGATAGLARAGLLDHRRHTSAAPEYLQATGYQGAHLYVDERAVVDGDLITAGPASPVQFARATLGRLGLAPYRTLEAYEGVFHRADASAFPVLMQAH
- a CDS encoding dipeptidase — protein: MTETVRPATPYRSRRYTGYTSYSYLEEGRDYESFALAPELDRVPPYDLGLDDAQEERTRRLMQDNIIISLHDHPQVFPADMNEVRAYIRTGRERTGYLGLSRSGMTAVFDNLMDGTACVTSKSGWKFDDIVYDIGMRTSDIAHQDYVRIAYGLDDIRAAHDADQLAIVLCLEAATPIENEVDRIDLLYGLGVRQMGIAYSESNTLGSGLKEAGDGGLTAFGHRAVERMNKLGVAIDVSHSGDRTCMDTFAASTKPVLITHAGARALWPTPRMKPDEVIRGCAETGGVIGIEAAPHTTLTEAHIEHSLESVMEHFEYCAELVGIEHVAFGPDTLYGDHVALHDVFAANLGVHDAHRGPTYPKMPYVAGLENPTECFHNIVGWLVKHGYSDEDIVAVTGGNTLRALSEIWV